In Streptomyces sp. P3, one DNA window encodes the following:
- a CDS encoding MFS transporter: MLALATVGFAVNFWAWALLSPLGPRFKDGLDLSSFQQSLLVAVPVVVGSLGRIPVGALTDRFGGRVMFPIVSAVTIVPVLYLGLAGHSSLAALLVGGFFLGIGGTAFAVGVPLVNAWFPPERRGLAIGVFGAGMGGTAISALTTVKLVDARGMATPFLITAAVLAVYAVAAALLLRDAPGRTVPSEPLARRLAATARLGITWQASALYAVAFGGYVAFSVYLPTYLKTGYGLTQADAANRMAGFVLLAVAMRPIGGWLSDRLGPVRVLAGSLAVVVAGAVVQSFTPALAPVGTIAFLAMAGALGAGSGATFALVALRTPANQVGSVTGVVGAAGGLGGFLPPLVMGSLYGEYGTYAAGLVLLAVVAAAALAFTLTGVRTAAEDGERKPRTGSGRGHRTAGTTA, encoded by the coding sequence ATGCTGGCTCTGGCCACGGTGGGTTTCGCTGTGAACTTCTGGGCGTGGGCGCTGTTGAGTCCCTTGGGCCCGCGGTTCAAGGACGGTCTGGATCTGTCGTCGTTTCAGCAGTCGTTGCTGGTGGCGGTGCCGGTGGTGGTGGGTTCTCTGGGGCGGATCCCGGTGGGTGCGCTGACCGACCGGTTCGGTGGCCGGGTCATGTTCCCGATCGTGTCGGCGGTGACCATCGTGCCGGTGCTCTACCTCGGTCTGGCCGGGCATTCCTCGTTGGCCGCGCTGCTGGTCGGCGGGTTCTTCCTGGGGATCGGCGGTACCGCTTTCGCTGTGGGTGTGCCGCTGGTCAACGCGTGGTTCCCGCCCGAGCGGCGGGGCCTGGCGATCGGTGTGTTCGGTGCCGGTATGGGTGGTACCGCGATCAGTGCCCTGACCACGGTGAAGCTGGTCGACGCGCGCGGCATGGCGACGCCGTTCCTGATCACCGCGGCGGTCCTGGCGGTGTATGCCGTGGCTGCCGCGCTGCTGCTGCGTGACGCGCCCGGCCGTACCGTGCCGAGCGAGCCGCTGGCGCGGCGGCTGGCCGCCACCGCCCGGCTGGGCATCACCTGGCAGGCGTCCGCGCTGTACGCGGTCGCGTTCGGCGGTTACGTGGCTTTCTCGGTGTATCTGCCCACCTATCTCAAGACCGGTTACGGGCTGACCCAGGCGGACGCCGCGAACCGTATGGCCGGGTTCGTGCTGCTGGCGGTGGCGATGCGGCCGATCGGCGGCTGGCTGTCGGACCGGCTGGGTCCGGTCCGGGTGCTGGCCGGGTCGCTGGCCGTGGTCGTGGCCGGCGCGGTCGTGCAGTCGTTCACCCCGGCGCTGGCCCCGGTGGGGACCATCGCGTTCTTGGCCATGGCCGGGGCGCTCGGCGCGGGCAGCGGGGCGACCTTCGCCCTGGTGGCCCTGCGGACCCCGGCGAACCAGGTCGGCTCGGTCACCGGCGTGGTCGGTGCCGCGGGCGGGCTGGGCGGATTCCTGCCGCCGCTGGTGATGGGCTCGCTGTACGGCGAGTACGGGACGTACGCGGCCGGTCTCGTGCTGCTCGCGGTCGTCGCCGCCGCGGCCCTGGCCTTCACCCTCACCGGTGTCCGTACCGCGGCCGAGGACGGCGAGCGCAAGCCGCGCACCGGCAGCGGGCGCGGGCACCGCACCGCCGGCACCACCGCCTGA
- a CDS encoding pyridoxamine 5'-phosphate oxidase family protein, giving the protein MSQNDAFRALDRQECLRLLAKVPVGRVVYTRQALPAVLPINFSLDTDASVLLCTSPDSDLARAIDGVVVAFEADEFDAATRSGWSVVVTGRATVVTDPAEHERLSHTGPSSWMPLHNPAFIRIKSEMVTGRELTGAHVTR; this is encoded by the coding sequence ATGTCCCAGAACGACGCCTTTCGCGCACTCGACCGGCAGGAGTGCCTGCGCCTGCTGGCCAAGGTGCCCGTCGGCCGCGTGGTGTACACCCGGCAGGCACTGCCCGCGGTCCTGCCCATCAACTTCTCCCTGGACACCGACGCCTCCGTCCTGCTGTGCACCTCACCGGACTCGGACCTCGCACGCGCCATCGACGGCGTCGTGGTCGCCTTCGAGGCGGACGAGTTCGACGCGGCCACCCGCTCCGGCTGGAGCGTGGTCGTCACCGGACGGGCCACCGTCGTGACCGACCCCGCCGAACACGAACGCCTCTCACACACCGGCCCCAGCTCCTGGATGCCCCTGCACAACCCGGCATTCATACGCATCAAGTCCGAGATGGTCACCGGACGCGAACTCACCGGAGCGCACGTCACGCGGTAA
- a CDS encoding multicopper oxidase domain-containing protein, whose protein sequence is MYSKNDDPAGGGGHPPSRFKASGLRSRHLGAHILVAVWVVLALSAASIQQTLPVARWLAIHLFLLGAATTAIVVWSEHFAVAMLHARPPDRRWSDARLAGVNIGTLGVLTGVWADRSVLTGVGCVLLIAAVGAHLTVLVRMGRGALGGRLAPIADYYRAAAAALVVGAVLGWLLATGKAGAEHYSGLKLAHVHVTLLGWIGLPVLGTLFMLWPTVLGVRMAERTTRSARRVLVLTGGGLLTAVAGLSAGSRPAAACGVAFYAAGVAVAAQLFARTVHRRPAISAAAAWMLAAAMGWLCVGVTVDLVLLAARPLAAVRDDIGSLLPVLLVGLVAQVLIGALTYLLPIVLSSGPKERASLRAVLERGWVARVGALNLGVALPALPLPHAFRTAGMLLAGGAGTVFLALVVRVLVRGGRGLRRDAEQGGASRRPVLWGTAAGTVLIVLAVLVANSGGDTGSEASGAGAHGAGSGITHTVAVTLADMRIRPARIEVTAGTALKLKITNTDTQRHDLRVEDGPTTPMLAHGQTRTLELGPVTENREAWCTLPGHRAAGMTMDIVVTGAADGASAHDGHSMTATKGAALDLSADFTKGWKERTADLAPAPGGTVHKVELHAARATVEVAPRVKQQMWTFGGTAPGPTLHGKVGDVFEVTLVDDDPGMGHGIDFHAGSLAPDKPMRTIQPGERLVYRFRADRAGAWLYHCSTAPMLQHMGNGMYGAVIIDPPGLAKADHEYVLVSSELYLGTPGSAAQVAKMRQDMPDAWVFNGVANQYEQRPLKVRAGERARFWVIAAGPSDGIAFHIVGTVFDTVYKEGAYLLKPGGAGGSQVLDLATAQGGFVETTFPEAGHYAFVDHDMRHAEAGAHGMVEVSG, encoded by the coding sequence GTGTACAGCAAGAACGATGACCCGGCCGGGGGCGGTGGCCACCCGCCCAGCAGGTTCAAGGCGTCCGGCCTGCGCAGCCGCCACCTGGGCGCCCACATCCTGGTCGCGGTCTGGGTGGTGCTCGCACTGTCGGCGGCGAGCATCCAGCAGACGCTGCCGGTGGCCCGCTGGCTGGCCATCCACCTGTTCCTGCTCGGTGCCGCCACCACCGCCATCGTGGTGTGGAGCGAGCACTTCGCCGTCGCCATGCTCCACGCCCGGCCACCGGACCGGCGCTGGAGCGACGCCCGGCTGGCCGGCGTCAACATCGGCACGCTGGGTGTCCTGACCGGTGTGTGGGCCGACCGGTCCGTCCTGACCGGCGTCGGCTGCGTACTGCTGATCGCCGCAGTCGGCGCGCACCTGACGGTGCTGGTCCGCATGGGCCGGGGCGCGCTGGGCGGAAGGCTCGCCCCGATCGCCGACTACTACCGGGCCGCCGCGGCGGCACTGGTCGTCGGCGCGGTGCTGGGCTGGCTGCTGGCCACCGGCAAGGCCGGTGCGGAGCACTACAGCGGCCTGAAGCTGGCTCACGTGCACGTCACGCTCCTCGGCTGGATCGGACTGCCCGTGCTGGGCACGCTGTTCATGCTCTGGCCCACCGTGCTGGGCGTGCGCATGGCCGAGCGCACCACCCGGTCGGCACGCCGGGTGCTGGTGCTGACCGGGGGCGGCCTGCTGACCGCCGTCGCCGGGCTGTCAGCCGGATCGCGCCCCGCCGCAGCATGCGGTGTCGCCTTCTACGCGGCCGGTGTCGCCGTCGCGGCGCAGCTGTTCGCCCGAACGGTGCACAGGCGGCCCGCGATCTCCGCAGCCGCCGCATGGATGCTGGCCGCCGCCATGGGGTGGCTGTGCGTCGGCGTCACGGTGGACCTGGTGCTCCTGGCCGCACGGCCGCTCGCCGCGGTCCGGGACGACATCGGCTCCCTTCTCCCGGTACTGCTCGTCGGCCTCGTCGCGCAGGTCCTCATCGGAGCCCTCACCTACTTGCTGCCCATCGTGCTGTCCAGTGGTCCCAAGGAGCGGGCTTCGCTGCGGGCGGTACTCGAACGGGGCTGGGTGGCGCGGGTGGGCGCGCTCAACCTCGGCGTGGCCCTGCCGGCGCTGCCGCTGCCCCACGCCTTCCGGACGGCGGGCATGCTGCTGGCCGGCGGGGCCGGGACCGTCTTCCTCGCCCTCGTCGTACGCGTACTGGTCCGCGGCGGACGGGGCCTTCGCCGGGACGCGGAACAGGGCGGGGCGTCACGGCGTCCGGTCCTGTGGGGCACCGCGGCCGGCACCGTCCTGATCGTGCTGGCCGTGCTCGTGGCCAACAGCGGCGGGGACACCGGCAGTGAGGCGAGCGGCGCCGGAGCGCACGGCGCGGGATCCGGAATCACCCACACCGTCGCCGTCACCCTCGCCGACATGCGCATCCGCCCGGCCCGGATCGAGGTCACCGCGGGCACCGCCCTGAAGCTGAAGATCACCAACACCGACACCCAGCGCCACGACCTCAGGGTCGAGGACGGGCCCACCACTCCGATGCTCGCCCACGGCCAGACCCGCACACTCGAGCTCGGACCGGTCACCGAGAACCGCGAGGCATGGTGCACCTTGCCGGGCCACCGGGCAGCCGGGATGACCATGGACATCGTCGTCACCGGCGCCGCCGACGGGGCGAGCGCGCACGACGGCCACTCCATGACCGCCACGAAAGGTGCCGCTCTCGACCTGTCCGCCGACTTCACCAAGGGCTGGAAAGAGCGCACCGCCGACCTGGCCCCGGCGCCCGGCGGCACGGTCCACAAGGTCGAACTGCACGCAGCCCGTGCGACGGTCGAGGTCGCCCCGCGTGTGAAGCAGCAGATGTGGACCTTCGGCGGCACCGCACCGGGCCCCACCCTGCACGGGAAGGTCGGCGACGTCTTCGAGGTGACCCTCGTCGACGACGACCCGGGCATGGGCCACGGCATCGACTTCCACGCGGGCTCACTCGCCCCCGACAAGCCCATGCGCACCATCCAGCCCGGCGAGCGACTGGTGTACCGCTTCCGCGCCGACAGGGCCGGGGCGTGGCTGTACCACTGCAGCACCGCACCCATGCTCCAGCACATGGGCAACGGCATGTACGGCGCCGTGATCATCGACCCGCCGGGCCTGGCGAAGGCCGACCACGAGTACGTACTGGTCTCCTCCGAGCTCTACCTCGGCACGCCGGGCAGCGCTGCCCAGGTGGCGAAGATGCGTCAGGACATGCCCGACGCCTGGGTGTTCAACGGCGTCGCCAACCAGTACGAGCAGCGGCCCCTGAAGGTGAGGGCCGGAGAGCGGGCCCGCTTCTGGGTCATCGCCGCCGGCCCGTCCGACGGCATCGCCTTCCACATCGTCGGCACCGTCTTCGACACCGTGTACAAGGAGGGCGCCTACCTGCTCAAGCCCGGCGGGGCAGGAGGCTCGCAGGTGCTGGACCTGGCCACGGCGCAGGGCGGCTTCGTCGAGACGACGTTCCCCGAAGCCGGCCACTACGCGTTCGTCGACCACGACATGCGTCACGCCGAAGCCGGCGCGCACGGAATGGTGGAGGTGAGCGGCTGA
- a CDS encoding hemerythrin domain-containing protein yields MCEYCGCQSLASIDELTREHDEVVRLISHLLPAHQEGGVAGMAEVAREIVAVLGPHTRVEEHGLFPALAGDFPDQIAVLEAEHRRIESVLDEAADGATPSDPAWPQRLMEAMALLRDHILKEQDGVFPAALANLSTEEWEAVEAVRTEAGGALSRPAA; encoded by the coding sequence GTGTGCGAATACTGCGGATGCCAGTCCCTGGCGTCGATCGACGAGCTGACCCGTGAACACGACGAGGTGGTCCGCCTGATCAGCCACCTGCTCCCCGCCCACCAGGAGGGCGGGGTGGCCGGGATGGCGGAGGTCGCCCGGGAGATCGTGGCCGTGCTCGGCCCGCACACCCGGGTGGAGGAGCACGGCCTGTTCCCCGCTCTGGCCGGGGACTTCCCCGACCAGATCGCCGTCCTGGAGGCCGAGCACCGCCGCATCGAGTCGGTGCTCGACGAGGCCGCCGACGGCGCGACGCCCTCGGACCCGGCCTGGCCGCAGAGACTGATGGAGGCGATGGCCCTGCTGCGGGACCACATTCTCAAGGAGCAGGACGGCGTCTTTCCTGCCGCACTGGCGAACCTGAGCACCGAGGAGTGGGAAGCGGTCGAGGCTGTGCGCACCGAGGCGGGCGGCGCGCTGTCCCGGCCGGCCGCCTGA
- a CDS encoding TIGR04053 family radical SAM/SPASM domain-containing protein, whose amino-acid sequence MSAPAHAIRRQRHDAAERPFIVIWESTRACPLACLHCRAEAVPDRDPRELDTAAAKDLLRQVADFGQPAPLFVITGGDPFQRPDLCELIAYGREAGVRVAVSPSGTPTLTEERLREVHAAGASGLSLSLDGSTAEIHDTFRGVPGVFRWTLDAWDTSRALGMRVQINTTVARHNLHDLPDIVRLVADHGAMLWSAFFLVPTGRGRTLGALTPAEVEDVLNFVHDVGLAVPAKTTEAHHFRRVALQRQILAATGDDHVAVLGLGPLYQELTDRAAVLGLDAATRRVRRPPLDVNAGRGFVFVSHTGTVHPSGFLPLSAGNVRESPLTSIYRTSPLFTGLRADGMLGGRCGQCEFRRVCGGSRSRAYGVTGDPFAEEPWCGYVPGSFPHQRELAALLSGDTGDPSPARPGPTAAEGGKEHRVQQER is encoded by the coding sequence ATGAGCGCCCCCGCCCACGCCATCCGGCGCCAGCGGCACGACGCGGCCGAGCGCCCGTTCATCGTCATCTGGGAGTCCACCCGGGCCTGTCCGCTGGCCTGCCTGCACTGCCGGGCCGAGGCCGTGCCCGACCGCGACCCGCGAGAACTGGACACCGCGGCCGCCAAGGACCTGCTGCGCCAGGTGGCCGACTTCGGGCAGCCCGCCCCACTGTTCGTGATCACCGGCGGCGACCCGTTCCAGCGCCCCGACCTGTGCGAACTCATCGCGTACGGCAGGGAAGCGGGCGTCCGGGTCGCTGTCTCCCCCTCTGGCACGCCGACGCTCACCGAGGAACGGCTGCGGGAAGTGCACGCGGCGGGCGCGTCCGGCCTCTCGCTCAGCCTGGACGGCTCCACAGCCGAGATCCACGACACCTTCCGCGGGGTGCCCGGGGTGTTCCGCTGGACCCTGGACGCCTGGGACACCTCCCGCGCCCTGGGGATGAGAGTGCAGATCAACACCACGGTCGCCCGGCACAACCTGCACGACCTGCCCGACATCGTCCGCCTGGTCGCCGACCACGGGGCGATGCTGTGGAGCGCCTTCTTCCTGGTGCCCACCGGCCGCGGCCGCACCCTCGGCGCACTGACCCCCGCCGAGGTGGAGGACGTCCTCAACTTCGTCCACGACGTCGGCCTGGCGGTGCCCGCCAAGACCACCGAGGCCCACCACTTCCGCCGCGTCGCCCTGCAGCGCCAGATCCTCGCCGCCACCGGCGACGACCACGTGGCGGTGCTCGGACTCGGGCCGCTGTACCAGGAGTTGACCGACAGGGCCGCGGTCCTGGGCCTGGACGCCGCCACGCGCCGGGTCCGGCGTCCGCCGCTGGACGTCAACGCGGGCCGCGGCTTCGTCTTCGTCTCCCACACCGGCACCGTGCACCCCAGCGGCTTCCTGCCGCTGAGCGCGGGAAACGTGCGCGAGTCGCCGCTGACGTCGATCTACCGCACCTCACCGCTGTTCACCGGCCTACGCGCCGACGGCATGCTCGGCGGCCGGTGCGGGCAATGCGAGTTCCGGCGGGTCTGCGGCGGCTCCCGCTCCCGCGCCTACGGCGTCACCGGCGATCCGTTCGCCGAGGAACCGTGGTGCGGCTACGTCCCCGGTTCCTTCCCACACCAACGGGAACTGGCCGCGCTGCTGTCCGGCGACACGGGCGATCCCTCGCCGGCCCGTCCCGGTCCGACCGCCGCAGAAGGCGGCAAGGAGCACCGTGTACAGCAAGAACGATGA